A DNA window from Nyctibius grandis isolate bNycGra1 chromosome 25, bNycGra1.pri, whole genome shotgun sequence contains the following coding sequences:
- the PHLDB1 gene encoding pleckstrin homology-like domain family B member 1 isoform X7: protein MQQPGPSWLFLLPGHCGGAWVQARGRGSAGLWGLQMLGSAAPLRLADMGTLPRRVPLGTRVRTEWQQPMPESTRRLRAGTMEAPGRIPASPARRVQTIIQNSPLDLIDTGKGLKVQTEKPHLVSLGSGRLSTAITLLPLEEGRTTIGTAARDIVLQGPGLAPQHCYIENARGTLTLHPCGNACAIDGVPLRRPTRLTQGCTICLGQATFLRFNHPAEAKWMKSMIPAGSRSPATLYGLSAEPEALVNGGRQPAERGCPSHSSLVSSIEKDLQDIMDSLVLEEPVSPSGKKPPTRGRSPLSSVVNGGGHCLLSPPHSPGAASGGSSYENASPPFSPLSSPASSGGYTSPSPSSQEQGPAVPPLVPLRSSSYNHAVQPPPQRPPPPPGGGPGEPWPAERLGDHRAGSPRLTPRAAPRPRAALQERPPSPFRDPPAPSRQPAGRAVPEARLQPPESPRAARRNMESMRELPPLSPSLSRRAASPRAAPDAPSPQPRLGREVPGSPRARRKGLEEPRGAGSPSPPLPAETPPRRPSFGTCLSPVYGLGSPAMPSPRQSPRAPRKPLGDPRPPAGLRERKNSITEISDNEDELLEYHRRQRQERVREQEMERLERQRLETILNLCAEYTKTDGTEPGDVHQLLAGEADAGRRVPRGAVALGHATKELRQRESLERSDEENLKEECSSTESTHHEHEELAGPRAKEAQRLEEERAGVLGRLDQLKGRLKELEQQLQETSREAEMERALLQGEREAEAARLRQEQEAAQQLQEKLSSLDASIRKERDKERAKVDAERKELEQLRVLYHESKSHLAKCPESMREPLREQMRREAEALETEAKLFEDLEFQQLERESRLEEEREARGQQLLQSRAECHRSIARRKERVAALDAQAAQVRLQSAQEAERLARERNGVLQLLQKEKEKLVSLERRYQLITGGRSFPKMSSALREETLHISEPYELLEGTKPLSPLPAAAASLASPASRSYPKAQEEYMRLSDVFRFCSNAHGPSPDTKASAAGPAAAQRSFLLAVPPAADEYVTVEQLSGILGGLRAPAASPLGCAPPTPSSSGCAAPPPPLPSLSSPSISAKMGQQLPGGPVWLPALDLEKWYQEVMAGFETSSSSVSPPSSPPPLPAKVHSSHKPLQVYRTKTEGDAGALTPRMKSGTPSSSQLNLSVLGRSPSPKPPSPSPQLTACRPAQGPPSPAGSLPRNLAATLQDIETKRQLALQQKAEPLPAEPLQTGDLPGQQVIEEQKRRLAELKQKAAAEAQSQWEALHGQPPFPAAFPGLVHHSILHHHRPHGVGPRAEELDHAYDTLSLESSDSVETSISTGNNSACSPDNFSSASGMEAGKMEEMEKMLKEAQAEKSRLMECREREMELRQQALEDERRRREQLERRLQDETARRQKLVEKEVKLREKHFSQARPLTRYLPIRKEDFDLRLHIESSGHSVDTCYHVILTEKMCKGYLVKMGGKIKSWKKRWFVFDRMKRTLSYYVDKHETKLKGVIYFQAIEEVYYDHLRSAAKSPNPALTFCVKTHDRLYYMVAPSAEAMRIWMDVIVTGAEGYTQFMN from the exons ATGCAGCAGCCCGGCCCCTCCtggcttttcctccttcccGGACATTGTGGTGGGGCCTGGGTGCAGGCGAGGGGCAGGGGCTCCGCCGGGCTGTGGGGTCTCCAGATGCTGGGAAGCGCAGCCCCCCTGCGCCTGGCAGACATGGGCACGCTGCCGCGGAGGGTCCCGCTTGGGACCCGGGTCAGGACGGAGTGGCAG CAGCCCATGCCCGAGAGCACCCGGCGTCTCCGAGCGGGCACCATGGAGGCACCCGGCAGGATCCCAGCCAGCCCGGCCCGCAGAGTCCAGACCATCATCCAG aaCAGCCCCCTGGACCTGATCGACACGGGCAAGGGGCTGAAGGTGCAGACGGAGAAGCCGCACTTGGTGAGCCTGGGCAGCGGCCGGCTCAGCACCGCCATCACGCTCCTGCCCCTGGAGGAAG GGAGGACCACCATCGGCACGGCCGCGAGGGACATCGTCCTGCAGGGCCCCGGGCTGGCGCCCCAGCACTGCTACATCGAGAACGCCCGGGGGACGCTGACCCTGCACCCCTGCGGCAACGCCTGCGCCATCGACGGCGTGCCGCTCCGGCGGCCCACGCGCCTCACCCAAG GGTGCACCATCTGCCTGGGCCAGGCCACCTTCCTCCGCTTCAACCACCCTGCCGAGGCCAAGTGGATGAAGAGCATGATCCCGGCGGGGAGCAGGAGCCCGGCGACTCTCTACGGGCTGTCAGCAG AGCCCGAGGCCCTGGTGAACGGCGGCCGCCAGCCGGCTGAGCGTGGGTGTCCCAGCCACAGCTCCCTCGTCAGCTCCATCGAGAAGGACCTGCAGGACATCATGGACTCgctggtgctggaggagccGGTGTCCCCCTCTGGCAAGAAGCCACCCACCCGCGGCCGGTCCCCGCTCTCCTCTGTGGTGAATGGGGGCGGGCATTGCCTCCTGTCCCCCCCGCACAGCCCCGGGGCCGCCTCGGGGGGCTCCAGCTACGAGAATGcctccccccccttctccccgctctcctccccagccagcagcgGTGGCTACACCAGCCCCTCGcccagcagccaggagcagggtcCAGCCGTGCCCCCCCTCGTCCCCCTCCGCTCCTCCAGCTACAACCATGCTGTGCAGCCACCCCCCCAGcgcccgccccccccacccGGTGGGGGTCCCGGTGAGCCGTGGCCAGCTGAGAGGCTCGGGGACCACCGGGCAGGCAGCCCCCGGCTGACCCCCAGGGCGGCACCGCGGCCGCGGGCAGCCCTGCAGGAgcggccccccagccccttcagggaccccccggcccccagccGGCAGCCCGCCGGCAGGGCAGTCCCAGAGGCCCGGCTGCAGCCCCCCGAGAGCCCGCGGGCGGCCCGGAGGAACATGGAGAGCATGCGGGAGCtgccccccctgagcccctcCTTGTCACGCCGGGCCGCCagcccccgggcagcccctgacgccccctccccgcagccccggctgggcagggaggtgcCCGGCAGTCCCCGCGCCAGGCGCAAGGGCCTGGAGGAGCCAAGGGGTGCTGGGAGCCCCTCGCCCCCACTGCCGGCGGAGACCCCCCCACGCCGCCCCAGCTTCGGCACCTGCCTGAGCCCGGTGTACGGGCTGGGCTCCCCGGCCATGCCCTCGCCCCGGCAGAGCCCCCGCGCCCCCAGGAAGCCCTTGGGGGACCCACGGCCGccggcggggctgcgggagcgCAAGAACAGCATCACCGAGATCAGCGACAACGAGGACGAGCTGCTGGAGTACCACCGGCGGCAGCGGCAGGAGCGGGTGCGGGAGCAGGAGATGGAGCGCCTG GAGCGGCAGCGGCTGGAGACCATCCTGAACCTCTGTGCCGAGTACACCAAGACAGACGGCACCGAGCCGGGCGACGTGCACCAGCTCCTGGCTGGCGAGGCGGATGCTGGCCGGCGCGTGCCCAGGGGTGCCGTGGCTCTGGGCCACGCCACCAAAGAGCTGCGGCAGAGGGAGAGCCTGGAGAGGTCAGACGAGGAGAACCTGAAGGAGGAGTGCAGCAGCACGGAGAGCACCCACCACGAG CACGAAGAGCTGGCAGGCCCCCGGGCCAAGGAGGCGCAGCGGCTGGAGGAGGAGCGCGCCGGCGTGCTTGGCCGCCTGGACCAGCTGAAGGGCCGCCtcaaggagctggagcagcagctgcaggagacgTCGCGAGAG GCGGAGATGGAGCGGGCGCTGCTGCAGGGCGAGCGGGAGGCGGAGGCGGCGCGGCTGCGGCAGGAGCAGGAGGCGgcgcagcagctgcaggagaagcTCTCCAGCCTGGACGCCAGCATCCGGAAGGAGCGGGACAAG GAAAGGGCAAAGGTTGATGCTGAAAGGAAGGAGCTAGAGCAACTCCGGGTGCTTTACCATGAGTCGAAGAGCCACCTTGCTAAGTGCCCCGAGTCAATGCGGGAGCCGTTGCGGGAGCAGATGCGAAGG GAGGCGGAGGCGCTGGAGACGGAGGCCAAGCTGTTTGAGGACCTGGAGTTCCAGCAGCTGGAGCGGGAGAGCCGCCTCGAGGAGGAGCGCGAGGCCCGgggccagcagctcctgcagagccGGGCCGAGTGCCACCGCAGCATCGCCCGCAGGAAG GAGCGGGTGGCTGCCCTGGatgcccaggctgcccaggtcCGGCTGCAGAGCGCCCAGGAGGCCGAGCGCCTGGCCAGGGAGAGGAACGGcgtcctgcagctcctgcagaag gagaaggagaagctCGTGTCTCTGGAGAGGCGATACCAGCTCATCACAGGTGGCAGGAGCTTCCCCAAAATGTCCTCAGCTCTCAGAGAG GAGACCCTCCATATCTCAGAGCCTTATGAGCTGTTGGAGGGAACTAAGCCCCTGAGCCCCCTGCCAGCAGCGGCTGCCTCCTTAGCTTCTCCTGCCTCCCGCTCCTACCCCAAGGCACAAGAG GAGTACATGAGGCTGTCTGACGTTTTCAGGTTCTGCAGCAATGCGCACGGCCCCAGCCCGGACACTAAAGCTtctgctgctggccctgctgccgCTCAGCGCTCTTTCTTGCTTGCTGTACCTCCCGCAGCCGATGAG TACGTGACCGTTGAGCAGCTCTCGGGCATCCTGGGCGGCCTCCGCGCCCCTGCTGCTTCCCCGCTGGGCTGCGCCCCTCCGACTCCTTCATCCTCAGGCTGTgccgctcctcctcctcctcttccgtctctctcttctccttccatcTCCGCAAAG ATGGGGCAGCAGCTGCCGGGGGGCCCCGTGTGGCTCCCGGCTCTTGATTTAGAGAAGTGGTACCAGGAGGTCATGGCTGGCTTTGagacttcctcctcctctgtctctcctccttcttcccctcctccgCTTCCAGCTAAAGTTCACTCCTCTCATAAGCCTCTCCAG GTCTATCGTACCAAAACGGAGGGTGATGCTGGTGCCCTCACCCCTCGGATGAAGAGCGGGACCCCCTCGTCCTCACAGCTCAACCTCTCGGTGCTGGGTCGCAGCCCCTCGCCCAAG CCCCCTTCCCCGTCCCCGCAGCTGACCGCCTGCCGTCCTGCCCagggcccccccagcccggcggGCAGCCTGCCCCGCAACCTGGCGGCCACGCTGCAGGACATCGAGACCAAGCGCCAGCTGGCCCTGCAGCAGAAGG CCGAGCCGCTCCCAGCAGAGCCCTTGCAGACGGGCGATCTACCAG GTCAGCAGGTGATCGAGGAGCAGAAGCGGCGGCTGGCAGAGCTGAAGCAGAAAGCGGCCGCCGAGGCTCAGTCCCAGTGGGAAGCCCTGCACGGGCAGCCCCCCTTCCCTGCCGCCTTCCCTGGGCTCGTGCATCACTCCATCCTCCACCACCACCGCCCCCACGGCGTCGGGCCCCGGGCCGAGGAGCTGGACCACGCGTACGACACCCTCAGCCTGGAGAGCTCGGACAGCGTGGAGACCAGCATTTCCACCGGCAACAACTCTGCCTGCTCGCCCGACAACTTCTCCAG TGCCAGCGGGATGGAGGCGGGGAagatggaggagatggagaagatgCTGAAGGAGGCGCAGGCGGAGAAGTCGCGTCTGATGGAGTGCCGG GAGCGGGAGATGGAGCTGCGGCAGCAGGCGCTGGAGGACGAGCGCCGGCGCCGGGAGCAGCTGGAACGCCGGCTGCAGGACGAGACCGCGCGGCGGCAGAAGCTGGTGGAGAAGGAGGTCAAGCTGCGGGAGAAGCACTTCTCACAG GCTCGTCCCCTGACGCGGTACCTGCCCATCCGTAAGGAGGATTTTGACCTGCGGCTGCACATCGAGTCCTCGGGCCACAGCGTGGACACCTGCTACCACGTCATCCTGACGGAGAAGATGTGCAAGGGCTACCTGGTCAAGATGGGTGGCAAGATCAAGTCTTGGAAGAAGCGCTGGTTTGTCTTTGACCGCATGAAGCGCACCCTCTCCTACTACGTGG ATAAACACGAGACGAAGCTGAAGGGCGTTATCTACTTCCAAGCCATCGAAGAGGTTTACTACGACCATCTCCGCAGCGCAGCAAAG AGCCCCAACCCTGCGCTCACCTTCTGCGTCAAGACCCACGACCGCCTCTACTACATGGTGGCCCCCTCGGCCGAGGCCATGCGCATCTGGATGGACGTCATCGTCACCGGGGCCGAGGGGTACACCCAGTTCATGAACTGA
- the PHLDB1 gene encoding pleckstrin homology-like domain family B member 1 isoform X11 — MPESTRRLRAGTMEAPGRIPASPARRVQTIIQNSPLDLIDTGKGLKVQTEKPHLVSLGSGRLSTAITLLPLEEGRTTIGTAARDIVLQGPGLAPQHCYIENARGTLTLHPCGNACAIDGVPLRRPTRLTQGCTICLGQATFLRFNHPAEAKWMKSMIPAGSRSPATLYGLSAEPEALVNGGRQPAERGCPSHSSLVSSIEKDLQDIMDSLVLEEPVSPSGKKPPTRGRSPLSSVVNGGGHCLLSPPHSPGAASGGSSYENASPPFSPLSSPASSGGYTSPSPSSQEQGPAVPPLVPLRSSSYNHAVQPPPQRPPPPPGGGPGEPWPAERLGDHRAGSPRLTPRAAPRPRAALQERPPSPFRDPPAPSRQPAGRAVPEARLQPPESPRAARRNMESMRELPPLSPSLSRRAASPRAAPDAPSPQPRLGREVPGSPRARRKGLEEPRGAGSPSPPLPAETPPRRPSFGTCLSPVYGLGSPAMPSPRQSPRAPRKPLGDPRPPAGLRERKNSITEISDNEDELLEYHRRQRQERVREQEMERLERQRLETILNLCAEYTKTDGTEPGDVHQLLAGEADAGRRVPRGAVALGHATKELRQRESLERSDEENLKEECSSTESTHHEHEELAGPRAKEAQRLEEERAGVLGRLDQLKGRLKELEQQLQETSREAEMERALLQGEREAEAARLRQEQEAAQQLQEKLSSLDASIRKERDKERAKVDAERKELEQLRVLYHESKSHLAKCPESMREPLREQMRREAEALETEAKLFEDLEFQQLERESRLEEEREARGQQLLQSRAECHRSIARRKERVAALDAQAAQVRLQSAQEAERLARERNGVLQLLQKEKEKLVSLERRYQLITGGRSFPKMSSALREETLHISEPYELLEGTKPLSPLPAAAASLASPASRSYPKAQEEYMRLSDVFRFCSNAHGPSPDTKASAAGPAAAQRSFLLAVPPAADEYVTVEQLSGILGGLRAPAASPLGCAPPTPSSSGCAAPPPPLPSLSSPSISAKMGQQLPGGPVWLPALDLEKWYQEVMAGFETSSSSVSPPSSPPPLPAKVHSSHKPLQVYRTKTEGDAGALTPRMKSGTPSSSQLNLSVLGRSPSPKPPSPSPQLTACRPAQGPPSPAGSLPRNLAATLQDIETKRQLALQQKAEPLPAEPLQTGDLPGQQVIEEQKRRLAELKQKAAAEAQSQWEALHGQPPFPAAFPGLVHHSILHHHRPHGVGPRAEELDHAYDTLSLESSDSVETSISTGNNSACSPDNFSSASGMEAGKMEEMEKMLKEAQAEKSRLMECREREMELRQQALEDERRRREQLERRLQDETARRQKLVEKEVKLREKHFSQARPLTRYLPIRKEDFDLRLHIESSGHSVDTCYHVILTEKMCKGYLVKMGGKIKSWKKRWFVFDRMKRTLSYYVDKHETKLKGVIYFQAIEEVYYDHLRSAAKSPNPALTFCVKTHDRLYYMVAPSAEAMRIWMDVIVTGAEGYTQFMN, encoded by the exons ATGCCCGAGAGCACCCGGCGTCTCCGAGCGGGCACCATGGAGGCACCCGGCAGGATCCCAGCCAGCCCGGCCCGCAGAGTCCAGACCATCATCCAG aaCAGCCCCCTGGACCTGATCGACACGGGCAAGGGGCTGAAGGTGCAGACGGAGAAGCCGCACTTGGTGAGCCTGGGCAGCGGCCGGCTCAGCACCGCCATCACGCTCCTGCCCCTGGAGGAAG GGAGGACCACCATCGGCACGGCCGCGAGGGACATCGTCCTGCAGGGCCCCGGGCTGGCGCCCCAGCACTGCTACATCGAGAACGCCCGGGGGACGCTGACCCTGCACCCCTGCGGCAACGCCTGCGCCATCGACGGCGTGCCGCTCCGGCGGCCCACGCGCCTCACCCAAG GGTGCACCATCTGCCTGGGCCAGGCCACCTTCCTCCGCTTCAACCACCCTGCCGAGGCCAAGTGGATGAAGAGCATGATCCCGGCGGGGAGCAGGAGCCCGGCGACTCTCTACGGGCTGTCAGCAG AGCCCGAGGCCCTGGTGAACGGCGGCCGCCAGCCGGCTGAGCGTGGGTGTCCCAGCCACAGCTCCCTCGTCAGCTCCATCGAGAAGGACCTGCAGGACATCATGGACTCgctggtgctggaggagccGGTGTCCCCCTCTGGCAAGAAGCCACCCACCCGCGGCCGGTCCCCGCTCTCCTCTGTGGTGAATGGGGGCGGGCATTGCCTCCTGTCCCCCCCGCACAGCCCCGGGGCCGCCTCGGGGGGCTCCAGCTACGAGAATGcctccccccccttctccccgctctcctccccagccagcagcgGTGGCTACACCAGCCCCTCGcccagcagccaggagcagggtcCAGCCGTGCCCCCCCTCGTCCCCCTCCGCTCCTCCAGCTACAACCATGCTGTGCAGCCACCCCCCCAGcgcccgccccccccacccGGTGGGGGTCCCGGTGAGCCGTGGCCAGCTGAGAGGCTCGGGGACCACCGGGCAGGCAGCCCCCGGCTGACCCCCAGGGCGGCACCGCGGCCGCGGGCAGCCCTGCAGGAgcggccccccagccccttcagggaccccccggcccccagccGGCAGCCCGCCGGCAGGGCAGTCCCAGAGGCCCGGCTGCAGCCCCCCGAGAGCCCGCGGGCGGCCCGGAGGAACATGGAGAGCATGCGGGAGCtgccccccctgagcccctcCTTGTCACGCCGGGCCGCCagcccccgggcagcccctgacgccccctccccgcagccccggctgggcagggaggtgcCCGGCAGTCCCCGCGCCAGGCGCAAGGGCCTGGAGGAGCCAAGGGGTGCTGGGAGCCCCTCGCCCCCACTGCCGGCGGAGACCCCCCCACGCCGCCCCAGCTTCGGCACCTGCCTGAGCCCGGTGTACGGGCTGGGCTCCCCGGCCATGCCCTCGCCCCGGCAGAGCCCCCGCGCCCCCAGGAAGCCCTTGGGGGACCCACGGCCGccggcggggctgcgggagcgCAAGAACAGCATCACCGAGATCAGCGACAACGAGGACGAGCTGCTGGAGTACCACCGGCGGCAGCGGCAGGAGCGGGTGCGGGAGCAGGAGATGGAGCGCCTG GAGCGGCAGCGGCTGGAGACCATCCTGAACCTCTGTGCCGAGTACACCAAGACAGACGGCACCGAGCCGGGCGACGTGCACCAGCTCCTGGCTGGCGAGGCGGATGCTGGCCGGCGCGTGCCCAGGGGTGCCGTGGCTCTGGGCCACGCCACCAAAGAGCTGCGGCAGAGGGAGAGCCTGGAGAGGTCAGACGAGGAGAACCTGAAGGAGGAGTGCAGCAGCACGGAGAGCACCCACCACGAG CACGAAGAGCTGGCAGGCCCCCGGGCCAAGGAGGCGCAGCGGCTGGAGGAGGAGCGCGCCGGCGTGCTTGGCCGCCTGGACCAGCTGAAGGGCCGCCtcaaggagctggagcagcagctgcaggagacgTCGCGAGAG GCGGAGATGGAGCGGGCGCTGCTGCAGGGCGAGCGGGAGGCGGAGGCGGCGCGGCTGCGGCAGGAGCAGGAGGCGgcgcagcagctgcaggagaagcTCTCCAGCCTGGACGCCAGCATCCGGAAGGAGCGGGACAAG GAAAGGGCAAAGGTTGATGCTGAAAGGAAGGAGCTAGAGCAACTCCGGGTGCTTTACCATGAGTCGAAGAGCCACCTTGCTAAGTGCCCCGAGTCAATGCGGGAGCCGTTGCGGGAGCAGATGCGAAGG GAGGCGGAGGCGCTGGAGACGGAGGCCAAGCTGTTTGAGGACCTGGAGTTCCAGCAGCTGGAGCGGGAGAGCCGCCTCGAGGAGGAGCGCGAGGCCCGgggccagcagctcctgcagagccGGGCCGAGTGCCACCGCAGCATCGCCCGCAGGAAG GAGCGGGTGGCTGCCCTGGatgcccaggctgcccaggtcCGGCTGCAGAGCGCCCAGGAGGCCGAGCGCCTGGCCAGGGAGAGGAACGGcgtcctgcagctcctgcagaag gagaaggagaagctCGTGTCTCTGGAGAGGCGATACCAGCTCATCACAGGTGGCAGGAGCTTCCCCAAAATGTCCTCAGCTCTCAGAGAG GAGACCCTCCATATCTCAGAGCCTTATGAGCTGTTGGAGGGAACTAAGCCCCTGAGCCCCCTGCCAGCAGCGGCTGCCTCCTTAGCTTCTCCTGCCTCCCGCTCCTACCCCAAGGCACAAGAG GAGTACATGAGGCTGTCTGACGTTTTCAGGTTCTGCAGCAATGCGCACGGCCCCAGCCCGGACACTAAAGCTtctgctgctggccctgctgccgCTCAGCGCTCTTTCTTGCTTGCTGTACCTCCCGCAGCCGATGAG TACGTGACCGTTGAGCAGCTCTCGGGCATCCTGGGCGGCCTCCGCGCCCCTGCTGCTTCCCCGCTGGGCTGCGCCCCTCCGACTCCTTCATCCTCAGGCTGTgccgctcctcctcctcctcttccgtctctctcttctccttccatcTCCGCAAAG ATGGGGCAGCAGCTGCCGGGGGGCCCCGTGTGGCTCCCGGCTCTTGATTTAGAGAAGTGGTACCAGGAGGTCATGGCTGGCTTTGagacttcctcctcctctgtctctcctccttcttcccctcctccgCTTCCAGCTAAAGTTCACTCCTCTCATAAGCCTCTCCAG GTCTATCGTACCAAAACGGAGGGTGATGCTGGTGCCCTCACCCCTCGGATGAAGAGCGGGACCCCCTCGTCCTCACAGCTCAACCTCTCGGTGCTGGGTCGCAGCCCCTCGCCCAAG CCCCCTTCCCCGTCCCCGCAGCTGACCGCCTGCCGTCCTGCCCagggcccccccagcccggcggGCAGCCTGCCCCGCAACCTGGCGGCCACGCTGCAGGACATCGAGACCAAGCGCCAGCTGGCCCTGCAGCAGAAGG CCGAGCCGCTCCCAGCAGAGCCCTTGCAGACGGGCGATCTACCAG GTCAGCAGGTGATCGAGGAGCAGAAGCGGCGGCTGGCAGAGCTGAAGCAGAAAGCGGCCGCCGAGGCTCAGTCCCAGTGGGAAGCCCTGCACGGGCAGCCCCCCTTCCCTGCCGCCTTCCCTGGGCTCGTGCATCACTCCATCCTCCACCACCACCGCCCCCACGGCGTCGGGCCCCGGGCCGAGGAGCTGGACCACGCGTACGACACCCTCAGCCTGGAGAGCTCGGACAGCGTGGAGACCAGCATTTCCACCGGCAACAACTCTGCCTGCTCGCCCGACAACTTCTCCAG TGCCAGCGGGATGGAGGCGGGGAagatggaggagatggagaagatgCTGAAGGAGGCGCAGGCGGAGAAGTCGCGTCTGATGGAGTGCCGG GAGCGGGAGATGGAGCTGCGGCAGCAGGCGCTGGAGGACGAGCGCCGGCGCCGGGAGCAGCTGGAACGCCGGCTGCAGGACGAGACCGCGCGGCGGCAGAAGCTGGTGGAGAAGGAGGTCAAGCTGCGGGAGAAGCACTTCTCACAG GCTCGTCCCCTGACGCGGTACCTGCCCATCCGTAAGGAGGATTTTGACCTGCGGCTGCACATCGAGTCCTCGGGCCACAGCGTGGACACCTGCTACCACGTCATCCTGACGGAGAAGATGTGCAAGGGCTACCTGGTCAAGATGGGTGGCAAGATCAAGTCTTGGAAGAAGCGCTGGTTTGTCTTTGACCGCATGAAGCGCACCCTCTCCTACTACGTGG ATAAACACGAGACGAAGCTGAAGGGCGTTATCTACTTCCAAGCCATCGAAGAGGTTTACTACGACCATCTCCGCAGCGCAGCAAAG AGCCCCAACCCTGCGCTCACCTTCTGCGTCAAGACCCACGACCGCCTCTACTACATGGTGGCCCCCTCGGCCGAGGCCATGCGCATCTGGATGGACGTCATCGTCACCGGGGCCGAGGGGTACACCCAGTTCATGAACTGA